TAGGGAAAACTGGCGCAGAGAACgtgggaggggaaggaagagggaagcgaCAGAGGGGTTGGCGGTGGGACGCGCAAAGACATACACCCACgccccaaaaaaaaaaaacgcacggAGGAAGatacagacagacagacagatAGCCATATGCGTATGAGACACACGAGTCTGAGAGAGTGGCAGGCCTAGTTGTCGCGGCCGCCAAACCACCTACTACGAATCCCTGTCATGaagcgctgcaccgccgtctcATTCCTGAGGTgtgccgcctgctcctctgcctcgcGCTTGCGCAGTTCTCGACGCACAATGCGGATCTTTTCATTCAGAAGCGCGCAGTTGTACGTCGTCATGCACTCGAAGTGGTCCTCCTCAAAGTGGGAACTCTTTGTATAGGCAATCTCCATGTACTTAGGTTTGTCAGCGAAGATGCGCACTTCCTCAATGTCCTTGATCATCCGCTCCGTCGTCTTGGGCAGCGCCTCCGACGCGTTCGGGCGCATTGTGTACAGGTGCTCGCCATCGACAcagagcagccgctgctgacgtgcgCCATACTTATTGATGCAAATCACCTCAAACTGTTGGAGTGATATGGCCTCATCAACGTCCATGTCAATGATGATGTCTTCTGCCAAGTCCCGCAGAATTTCTGCCGGGGCCTCCTCGACGGCACGCCCGTTCACCACCACTTCCCGAACACCAAACCTGAAGAGGGACAAGATGGTGCGCTCGGCGATGGGACAGTTCGGTTGACCGCAGCCGGCGCCAAAATTGTAGTACTCATTAATGTTTAGCTCTATCGGCCCGTGCATGATACGCAGAGACCCTTGAATGATCCCACTGGCTGGCAGTCGGCTACAGATGGTAGCCTCCAACGACTCGGCAAGCATGTCGGCTGGTACAACGCACTGTCGCTGCACTGCCTTTGCCCGCGGGTCTAATgggcgcacctgcacagtCAAGTTGACGTCGCGCGTTGTCGTATTTTGCAAAGCTGTGCGCTGCGGAAAGAGAAATAGCTTTGCCATCGGCATCGGGTTAATCGCGTAGCATGAGAAGCTCTGCGCATTGAggtccagctgcgccgccattTCTTCCTCCCCCGTGTACTCGTCTGCAATGAACAACTTGTACAGGCGCGGGTTCGTCGAGTAGCGCTGCGAGAGCAACTCATTCGACGCCACAGCCTGCTGTAAGAAGGCTGCCACGATGTCTACGCCGCGATAGGTCGGCTGTGTCATATTCAGCGTCACAGTTGTGCGTTTGCCTTCAGCGTTGAGAAACGTACTAAATACACGCACCTCGCGCGTcggggcggcggtgtcagAGGCAGAATCGTCTGCGAGCGTGCTTTGGTTACGACTCACTAGCCTGTCCATCTGCAGTCCTCGACTGCCAACGCCACGCATTGGGGATAAGCAGCCGCCTGAAATGGTGATAGATCCTTGGTACTGTAGTATGCCTGTTGTGGTCCTCCCAATATTACAAAAGGCGGCATTCGCCCTCATCGCCCGCTCTGCGAAGCCATCCCGTACCTCGTCCCAGGTCAGCGCCCGGACTTTTCCTAACTCACCGCTGTAGCCGCTTGAGTTGGGCCGCCAATCATCCACCGTACTCCACGGCTCGTCATGTGCAGCACTCGGCGCCTTGTAGACATattttctctgctctcgcTGCAAGTCCTCGGCGACATCAATACCCGCCACGTCGACAGCCCATCGCATCATTCTCCACCGCCTCACTTCTGTAATGTCGAAGTGTGTCGCTGTGTTTCGCGGTTCTTGGGGCGCGCTGGGACCTGGTGCCAGTGATCGAcacaggagcagcgcgcgaaaaggggaaaagggatgTCAGCAatggcacgcacgcacaccgtGAGGGGAGGTGTTGGTGTTGGTGCACAACCCTTGACTGCACAAgcgcgcctctgtgtgtgagcagaacaaaaaaaaagaacaacaacaagaagaaagtgagcggcgcagcgcatccaATGACTGTGTGCACGTCGGCCAAGACACAGCCGTGGAAGCCACAAGAGCGCCGTGAGTAGATCACGACAGCGCGACAACAGTGACTCTCACAGGACCACAGAAACCCCTCTCAAGCGAAAGGGCGAGGAAAGATGGAAGTGAGCAACAGGCGCAGTCAATGCGGCTGTGCGCGTCGCTGACTTTGTGTAAATACAACCGCTCCTTCGCCATGatgaaagaagaggagtggaagaaagagagggaaagcgtagaggagaggaaacggGCCTTGCCACCAGTGGCGCAAGCATAGTCGGATAATCCCATGCAGAGGTCGTCTGTGGCCGTGCCGCGTGCACCGAACCGTATGACCCAAGGAGGTATTTAGGTACTgaatgcgcgtgtgtgtgtttttttctttggtttGGTACTAATGCGAGGGCTGAATCCCACCCCACTCATCTGCTTTTCCTGTCTCACCTAGTAGAGACGTGAACGGGAGTTGAATGGGTGGGACTGAGCCTAGCACCGGAGTATTAATGGAAAGAATGCCCAAGGAGGAGAATTCCAGTGTCGACATGCAGAAAGAAACGGCAGATGAAACTTGAGCAACAAGCATGAGGAGGTGCATCCAAGCCGTGCAACTCTGAGCGCGTCCTCACAACACCAGCGCTTCTCGTTAGCTCCAACTGCCTGGGAAAACTGAAcgcgagaaaaaagaaaaaaaataaagaacAACAACGATGGAAATCCGTGAAGAAAACGAGACGGAAATTCTCTCAGACGGCAACAGCGACTTACTGACTGGCTGTGGAGGCGAAAGAAAATCCTgaagcagcggagagaggaaggcagaggaCGATTGGCGGGCGCCTGCATTCACTATCGAGAGCGAGCCATCACCACCATATATGCGAATGTAGGCGtgtttgtgtatgtgtgctgGTGCTTTGTAGCAAGAGAGTGTGGGCAAGTCCAAACAACACCGAACAAAGAGAATAACCGCATGGAGAGGACGATGCGACGCAACAGGcggagaggtgaggagggaggcaaagaaaTTTGCTGACAAGTCCCTTTCAGCGGTGTACCAGACTATCCCACTCTTTCCTGGAAATTTGGCCGCAGCGGATGCCAAAGTGTGAACGCGTATGTGCACAAGCGgtcaaagaaaaaagaacaagcagagaggaaggaggaagggggttGGAATATAGtagagtgagagggaggagaaagacgaGCGGAGTGCCTCGGAGACACGTGAGGCAGAGCAAGAGCTGTGCAGGAAAAACACGTTCTAAGAGACAACTACACGCACCCCACCCCATTTGCTTTCTCGCTGAACAGTGTCTGAAGTGTCTACCAAACTGtgaagcagaggagaagggtgagCAGCGCCTTCACAGCGCCGACAGTGTCGGCATCATCGTGTCAGCGctagaaagagagagagagagagctgccaTCCAGACGACACCGACGATGCGCCGTATTCCAAATGCGCCAACGTGGTGCCCATGTCAGAGGGGTACCGCGCGGCATTCGCGCCCTCCATTCCACTGAGAACGCGTGTGCTCGTCTCTGCTGGACGGCGCCGAGTTTGCGCACTTGTGTGTCGATTTGTGTGAAAGAACATCCAGCCCTCGGCCCCAACACACCGgtagaaaaaaaataataaaTCGCCAAAGCCCCGCGGTGTCGCAGCGACAGAGCGACAAAGATACgagaaatagagagagacgccGTCAACGCTGCCCCACGCGtcggcacccacacacacccacacagcaccaacagcaatACCTACATAGGTATACCCTTTCTGGGAAGAAGGAGCACACAGCAACCTTCCCCATCCACCTATCCAACACTACCTCACCCAGCTACGTGGaaggcaagaggaggagaatagAGCCGGGTGAACTAGGCCGTTGAGATGCGTCGGTGGTCTAGAACTCGCAGCTCTCGGTCCAGCTTGTAGTTTCGCCGGTACAAGGGAAACATGCGATCCCGCGAGGCTGCCAACGATCCAGGACGGCTGGTGCGGCCCTGCTCCGCTGGATAGCGCTGCCCCTTCATTGAATACGTGTAGTGCAACGGCTTGTAGAGAGAGGCGACGTACGCCTCAtccagctccagctccgcgGCGGCCTCATCCAGGTTAAAGCGGCCACGGCGGTCAAGCGGGTAGACAGTCTTGTCCTTCCATCCGCGCTCGAACGAGTTGTAGAGGACACGCACAGTCCGGCGCATATTTTGGGGGGGTATGTCTTCTTGTTCCTCTTCCTGCTCTTTCGCTCTACCTCCTTTtaacacacgcacccatTACACCTCTTCCGCGTGCGCCTgcagtgtgtgcgtgtgtgttgtctCGCTTGCTTGCGAGGCAGCACGTACAGAGGTAGGAAGAGAATATCGaagagcgcgcacacacagaaagagagagagagagaacccTCGTACTTTGCAGAGTTGctggggaggagaaagatCAGACACCGTGACGCATGttggagggcgagagagcagtaagtgtagagagagaggaaaagaggtcATGAAAAGAAGCCGAGGGTTTGAGGGAAATGAGAGCACAGCACATAGCATAAGCCTTAGCGTACGCCCAGACAGGCTGAGATGCATCAGAGGCGGCAAGGACGCGAAGGGAGCCCGCCTCCGAGCGTTTATGTCAGTGCGCGTCCTTTCCGCATGTCGCCTGGACCATCGTTCGTGCTGAGCCAATGGCATACGAGAAAATGAGGAATACACTTGAAGGCACCAGCAGGGATGCTCATTTTTTTCCAGTTTTCACTCTTCCGGGGCTATCTCGCGAATCAGAAGGTGAAGACTAtagtggaagagagaagacgcccacacacacacacacaaagaaaggaacagagagagagagcaaggtGTGCACTTGGCAGACGTAACACCACACTGATGCACCTCTTGCGGCGTTTGTGctactccctctccctcttcctcccggCATTGTGGGAAAAGGGAAGTGGATagtggaggaagggagggctCTGCACTTCGTGAGGCAGACGCCCAGGTCGATAGATGAGTCAGACCAGAATTCATGAAAAGGTAGTTTGTAGGCTGTGTGCTGGAGAGGGGTAGGACAGGGGGGCAGGGCGTCATGTGGGCCAGGGAATGGAGAGCTCATGGGTTGCTGTTTGTACCCGTGCGATGTCAAGCCTCAAGTGAAGGCAGCCTGCACTACGGGTGCCTTTCTTGTCGAGACTCATAGTCGTATGTTCACCACACACTCTCTCAGTGTGGCCCACTCATGCCTCCGCCCCACTGTCACCCTAACCATCGGCCAgtttccttctctctactTCACAGACCACTCACTCTCGCCCTCAAACTTCAGATTCTTGTTCATGACCACGGCAGACCCGTCAACGCACATAATTGTCTTGCCGGTAGAAGGCTCCGTCTTTTGTAGAATGTTGGACAGATAAACGAGTCCCTTATCCTTGCGGAACTCGCGGACCTCGACGATGGCCTGGATATCGTCGCCGACGAAAACCGGAGCGGTGAAGCGCAAGTTCTGCGACAGGTACACAGTGCCAGGACCGGGCATCTCCTTCGCCATGAGACCTGAGAAAAGCGAGCCGGCGTACATGCCGTAACAAATGGTGGTGGGAAACCCCGCTGCCTGGGCCGCCTCCGGGTCACTGTGAATGGGGTTGTGGTCGTCAATGACGTTGCCGAAGGTGGTGACGTTCTCTTGGCTGATGTAGACTGTCTTGGTCGCCTGTGAGCCCACACGGATGGTAAGTGGCGCGATCTCGGTAGACATAGCCGCTGGTGATGAGGACGATCCTTCGGTCTTTTCACTCTTGGATGAGGATGACACTTGCTCAGCGCTCTGATCACGACTGCGCATGTATGTTGTCGAAACAGAGTGGAAATAAGTGTAcgcaaaggggaaagggggaaactTGTTGTGATACTCACGCAATGTCGCAGGCGATGGTGTcgaaagaaagaaggggggaacGTTTCGGTTGTCATGTATGTGATGccggagagaaaaacaacacgCTCCAGTCTCACCGGTCCTGAGATCGGCGAAATCCATCCCGCATGACATTCATTTTCTGCTCACACGTACGCCAGAATGTGCGTTTTAGATGCGAAGATGAACAAATTGACGGGGCCAATGTAAGAGATCGAAAGACACATATTCAAGATGAGACGAACTCGCACACGTCCCTGCGCACAAGAACCCGAGGTGCAGAAGGTATCAGAGAAGGCAATGATGGAAACAGCCCCTGGGCCCTTTTTGCTCTCTGTGGGAGATTGGTGCTCGCAACAAAGGCAACAGAGATACGCCTCTTGTTGTTTGAGtgctttttgtttctcctttgccttcgcGTTGTGCGAGGCTTCGTGAGAGCCGCATGGAAGAGGTGAgatgaaagaaaagagcgacagAATGGAgaatgcgtgtgtgtgtgtgtgtgtgtaaaatgagggagagggccaATAAAGCCTCTTTAGCACACGTAACGTTAGCAAAGACGCCAAAGCGGCAACGAAAAGAAGTGAAAGGTAACACGACCCCAGTCCAGACATACAGAGAGGCAAGCAGACGTACAGACGTACGCAATGCAAGCCAGCCGCCGACAGAAAGACTTGCGCCTcgtttcctccctttttttcgctgCTTCTGTAAATCACCTCTCGATGGTGTCCTCCTGACATTTTCGTACATGTAGAGCCATCCTGTTCTTGGAGGCTTCCCTTCCCAACGTCAACGACGCAGCGCTACAGCCGACGCGTCcactcgctctccccttcaAACTCCACGAGCTTGTTCATCCCTACAGAGAACCCCTCAATGCAGGTGATCTTCGTGCCCAAGTTCGTCGGGTTTGCCTTCTGTATGATGGTCGACATCTCAATGAGCCCCGTGCTGCGGCGGAACTGGGTAACCTTGGCAATCACCTCCAGCTCATCACCAGCAAAGATGGGTGTCAGGAAGCGCAGGGTCTGCGAGAGGTACACTGTGTTGGGGCCTGGGAGTTCCGTCGCCATCAGgccagaaaagagagagccggCCAGCATACCATGGCatatgggggaggggaatcCGGCTGCCTtcgcggcggccgcgtcgCTGTGAATGGGGTTATGGTCTTGAACAAGGTTCCCAAAAAGGACAACATCCCTCTGCGTAATTCTCACCGTCTTTGAAGCCTGCGCCCCGACACGAATGATGCGGTGTGCTGCGGCTTGCATGGTGCTTGTCCTGAAAGATGGGGCCAATAAAGACGCGTATTGGTACAACGAGGAAGTCTAACGGACAAATTTTTGTGGGCATGTTGTCTATGGAgggcaccaccacaccaAGAACAGGCGACAGCAAGTAGTGTGATACGCAAACGAggtgcagaagaagaaaaagtcAAAACAGAAGAAATGAGAGAGATGGACAAGcagtctgcagcagcgttaATTACCTTCAGGACTAATGCACACGGGTACACGCCTTGTACGACCTCAGGAGATCAAGCCCTGGTGAGGTGATCTAgtgagaaaaggggagaacacacacacgcacacatgaacatgtgtcttctccctccccccccccgtcctCCTTGCTGCCATcaaaatgaaaaaaaaatggccCACCGTGTGGCCACAGCCGCGGAGAagacatgcacacacgcactgcttCATATCGTTACTTTTGATGTAACGCGACATCATCATCCCTTCTTcacaacgcacacacacacacacacacacacacgagacaGGTTGCCTTGGTTGATGACCCAGCTCAGATCCGATTGTACTGCAGTGCGTTCCGTTGCATCACCTTGTTCCATCGgtgcacccacccaccctggTTCAGAGTCTTGTCCGTACCCCAGCCCTTGTAGTGGACGCGGTGTACCAAAATGTTACCAGAGCGGACCATCTTGTTCATCGTCCAGTACGATATGTTTGCGTACGGCACCCACTCGCGCGTGCCTAGCGTGCCCTGTACCGCGTGGTAGCGGTCGACATTTGCGAGGCGATGGTATGGGATCTTGAAGAGCCCAAACTGGTTGTAGCTGAAGCAAGTGACCTTCCGCTGAAGCATCTGCTGCGGCAATCCGGAGAGCGACTTCGCCAGCGGCTCATCTACGTTGGCCAGCGCCTGGCACAGGCTGCGCAACCACTCATCACGGAAGGACTTTTCGTACATGAGGCGCGACTCTAGCACGAAGTGGGTGTGCCGACGTGGCACATCCTGTCCAATGTGCCGCATCAACAAGACACCCTTGCAGCTAAGCATGGCTTTCGGAACCTGCAAGCTTCGCCGAGACAAAGGCTCAATGGTGATGCAAGGaagtagaaaaaaaagggaaaatgGAAAAAGAGACGGTGAAAGTGCAAGTGGGGAAGTAGCGAGAAAATAGCAGGACACTCGCAGAGGCGCTGATTATCCTCTCGACACAGAAGGCGAGCTGCACAACGCCAATCAGTAAGCGCATCCGGAGCACGCGGTGGAGGGTGTTGCGCTTGGCGGAAGCCAACGCAGTGAGACtgtccttttttctttcgctccttcGCTCCGAGTCGTCAGTAATCTATTCGTTCTCTTCATGATCGAGATACACGCCCTACTACTTGCACAATGCAGCCTCAGTTCATTCCAGAAGTTCAACACCTGAACTCCTATTTATCCTCTGCTCGGTAGTTGCTTTACAGGGAAACAGATGATGACTTTCGTCACAATACACGGAAAAATAATGTGAGTCTCCTGTAGTGCTTACGAGTTAACCACAACGGTTCTCTCTGTGATGCACAAATAATTGTCCCAACAAGCACAAAGACAGACAGGCACCGAGAGCctcaacacacacaggcacaggcgcacaccaCGTAATAAGTAGCTCCATCGCCATCGCTGGCAAACTCCCTGTCGCACAACTTCTTTTCACTTTCGAGCTTATGCAACGTGCCGTTCATTGaatgtgtgggggggagggggataaGAATGGTcacggaaaaggaaaggcagaCGCCGCATAGTGTAGTCACGAGAGACACCGGCCCGTGTGAGACCGTTTTTCCCCCTACGACCGCAATACTTCATCGCACATCTCCACTGCAATCCGCTTGTAGGAGTCATCAGCAGTCATTCCAACGTTGCAGGACTCCTCAGAGAGCTGAATCGCACGGTTGGTGGCCATGGCGATAAAGGTGCTGGCCAGTTCCTTTTCAGCTTTGGCAGTCAGCAGACACTTGCTTTGACACATGGCCGCGCGCGACGCactggcagaggcggcgtATAGCAACGACACTGCTTCACCAAGGCGGTTAAtgatgagctgctgcagaggcaCCTGGGAGCCATTACGGACAAAGGCGGCCTCCACAGCGTTACCAAAGGCAACCACAGCAGAGTCGATGGCGGAGCAGTCCAGCTCCCGCACCGGCACGCGATCCTTCATGCCTATCGACCGCATCgtccgcagctgcaccatcTGCAACGTAGACGTGCGCTGAAAGACAAGACCGTAGTCCTCAACCCCACAGCAGACGGCAGATGAATAGAGAAAATCGATGGACTCCATCATAGACAACATAAGACGCGCGTTTGCAAAGCACTTTTCGAGGATCGCGTTCATAGGGGTTGCCGTCGACAGAATGCTGAGCCATCTATTCGTGCTACTCTGCACGAATACACTAACCAGAGCCGCATCCAGCAAGCTGTCTTCGGTGGGCAAATCTAGGTTGGCAGTTAGAGCGTAGAGAGCAGACTCAATAGCGTACatagcgcacgcgcacgatGCGACTGTGTCAGCAGCCCATTGTTCCGGTACACTTCCCCGCAGCTCTTGCACGACCCGCTTCAAAATGCCGAGCAACGTGGACGCATAGACGTACTGCTCAGTGAACAATGTGATCATGCGGTTCTTGAACCCTTCCCCAACTACGCCAACTACGTCAGCAACGGGAGTCTCTTCAAAGTTAACGATTTCTCCATTCACGCTCACCCCTTTTGCGCTCTTCTCTACGATAAAGAAAGTGTTCCGCGAAACCTCCATCGGccccgcctccgctgcagtCTGAGTCAGCGTCTTGGCCAGTACCAGATAGTGTGTCGCACTTTCAGCGAACTTGCACTGTTTGGACCCTGTGAGCACGTACATGCCGGTGCTTGTGATCGTAGCCTTGGCAGTAATCATGCTAATGTCACTCCCGCAGCCCTCCTGTGTAGCCCATCCCATCATAATCGTGCCATCGGACATTCCCGTAAGGTACTTCCCTTTCACTTCCTTCGAACCTACTGTAGACAGCAAATAGGATGCGAATCCACAGTGCTGAATCGTCTGTAGAAGcttgctgtcgccgctggtCCCTACCTCCTCACAGATGAGAGCGTGCGCTGTATGCCCTAGCCCCAGTCC
Above is a genomic segment from Leishmania panamensis strain MHOM/PA/94/PSC-1 chromosome 7 sequence containing:
- a CDS encoding hypothetical protein (TriTrypDB/GeneDB-style sysID: LpmP.07.0450); the protein is MMRWAVDVAGIDVAEDLQREQRKYVYKAPSAAHDEPWSTVDDWRPNSSGYSGELGKVRALTWDEVRDGFAERAMRANAAFCNIGRTTTGILQYQGSITISGGCLSPMRGVGSRGLQMDRLVSRNQSTLADDSASDTAAPTREVRVFSTFLNAEGKRTTVTLNMTQPTYRGVDIVAAFLQQAVASNELLSQRYSTNPRLYKLFIADEYTGEEEMAAQLDLNAQSFSCYAINPMPMAKLFLFPQRTALQNTTTRDVNLTVQVRPLDPRAKAVQRQCVVPADMLAESLEATICSRLPASGIIQGSLRIMHGPIELNINEYYNFGAGCGQPNCPIAERTILSLFRFGVREVVVNGRAVEEAPAEILRDLAEDIIIDMDVDEAISLQQFEVICINKYGARQQRLLCVDGEHLYTMRPNASEALPKTTERMIKDIEEVRIFADKPKYMEIAYTKSSHFEEDHFECMTTYNCALLNEKIRIVRRELRKREAEEQAAHLRNETAVQRFMTGIRSRWFGGRDN
- a CDS encoding hypothetical protein (TriTrypDB/GeneDB-style sysID: LpmP.07.0460), translated to MRRTVRVLYNSFERGWKDKTVYPLDRRGRFNLDEAAAELELDEAYVASLYKPLHYTYSMKGQRYPAEQGRTSRPGSLAASRDRMFPLYRRNYKLDRELRVLDHRRISTA
- the HTD2-2 gene encoding 3-hydroxyacyl-ACP dehydratase, putative (TriTrypDB/GeneDB-style sysID: LpmP.07.0470): MSTEIAPLTIRVGSQATKTVYISQENVTTFGNVIDDHNPIHSDPEAAQAAGFPTTICYGMYAGSLFSGLMAKEMPGPGTVYLSQNLRFTAPVFVGDDIQAIVEVREFRKDKGLVYLSNILQKTEPSTGKTIMCVDGSAVVMNKNLKFEGESEWSVK
- the HTD2-1 gene encoding 3-hydroxyacyl-ACP dehydratase, putative (TriTrypDB/GeneDB-style sysID: LpmP.07.0480) — encoded protein: MQAAAHRIIRVGAQASKTVRITQRDVVLFGNLVQDHNPIHSDAAAAKAAGFPSPICHGMLAGSLFSGLMATELPGPNTVYLSQTLRFLTPIFAGDELEVIAKVTQFRRSTGLIEMSTIIQKANPTNLGTKITCIEGFSVGMNKLVEFEGESEWTRRL
- a CDS encoding hypothetical protein (TriTrypDB/GeneDB-style sysID: LpmP.07.0490), whose product is MLSCKGVLLMRHIGQDVPRRHTHFVLESRLMYEKSFRDEWLRSLCQALANVDEPLAKSLSGLPQQMLQRKVTCFSYNQFGLFKIPYHRLANVDRYHAVQGTLGTREWVPYANISYWTMNKMVRSGNILVHRVHYKGWGTDKTLNQGGWVHRWNKVMQRNALQYNRI
- a CDS encoding acyl-CoA dehydrogenase, mitochondrial precursor, putative (TriTrypDB/GeneDB-style sysID: LpmP.07.0500), producing the protein MRRIFSSAPRQYVRYASYMAGLFNFRVVSEELFPYPSRKLDSDESETVQTLIEQIRSSDKELNLAGARIATEYGGLGLGHTAHALICEEVGTSGDSKLLQTIQHCGFASYLLSTVGSKEVKGKYLTGMSDGTIMMGWATQEGCGSDISMITAKATITSTGMYVLTGSKQCKFAESATHYLVLAKTLTQTAAEAGPMEVSRNTFFIVEKSAKGVSVNGEIVNFEETPVADVVGVVGEGFKNRMITLFTEQYVYASTLLGILKRVVQELRGSVPEQWAADTVASCACAMYAIESALYALTANLDLPTEDSLLDAALVSVFVQSSTNRWLSILSTATPMNAILEKCFANARLMLSMMESIDFLYSSAVCCGVEDYGLVFQRTSTLQMVQLRTMRSIGMKDRVPVRELDCSAIDSAVVAFGNAVEAAFVRNGSQVPLQQLIINRLGEAVSLLYAASASASRAAMCQSKCLLTAKAEKELASTFIAMATNRAIQLSEESCNVGMTADDSYKRIAVEMCDEVLRS